A window of Marinobacter salarius contains these coding sequences:
- the livH gene encoding high-affinity branched-chain amino acid ABC transporter permease LivH produces the protein MQDLLYFIQQLINGLTIGSTYALIAIGYTMVYGIIGMINFAHGEIYMIGAYTALIAITGLAALGIAWLPLILIVALVCAMIVSSSMGWAVERVAYRPVRGKHRLIPLISAIGMSIFLQNYVHLAQGSRNIGFPALIEGGFRFGAEDSFQTSISYMQVTIFVTTLICMTILSLFISRSRIGRACRAVSQDLGMANLLGIDTNRIISATFVIGAALAAVAGLLLGMYYGSIDPLFGFIAGLKAFTAAVLGGIGSIPGAMLGGLILGVAESMTSGYLSGEYKDVVSFGLLILILLFKPTGLLGKPEVEKI, from the coding sequence ATGCAAGACCTCCTGTATTTTATTCAGCAGCTCATTAACGGGCTGACGATCGGGAGCACCTACGCCCTGATCGCCATCGGTTACACGATGGTTTACGGCATCATCGGCATGATCAACTTTGCCCATGGTGAGATTTACATGATCGGCGCCTACACCGCCCTGATCGCCATCACCGGCCTTGCCGCACTGGGCATTGCCTGGCTGCCGCTGATACTGATCGTGGCGCTGGTCTGCGCGATGATCGTTTCCAGCTCAATGGGCTGGGCGGTGGAGCGGGTGGCCTACAGACCGGTTCGCGGAAAGCATCGCCTGATCCCGCTGATCTCCGCCATCGGCATGTCCATCTTTCTTCAGAACTACGTCCATCTTGCCCAGGGATCACGCAACATCGGTTTTCCTGCGCTGATAGAAGGCGGATTCCGGTTCGGTGCCGAAGATTCATTCCAGACCTCTATCTCCTACATGCAAGTCACCATATTCGTTACCACATTGATCTGCATGACAATCCTCTCCCTGTTCATATCCCGCTCCCGCATCGGCCGCGCCTGTCGGGCCGTCTCCCAGGATCTGGGCATGGCCAATCTGCTGGGCATCGACACCAACCGCATCATTTCCGCGACGTTTGTGATCGGTGCCGCACTGGCGGCCGTCGCGGGCCTGCTTCTGGGTATGTACTACGGCTCCATTGATCCGCTGTTTGGATTCATTGCGGGGCTGAAGGCATTTACGGCCGCCGTCCTGGGGGGTATTGGAAGTATTCCCGGCGCCATGCTTGGAGGGCTTATTCTAGGAGTTGCCGAGAGCATGACCTCCGGTTACCTCAGCGGTGAGTACAAGGACGTTGTATCGTTCGGCCTGCTTATCCTGATTCTGCTGTTCAAACCCACCGGCCTGCTCGGCAAACCGGAGGTTGAAAAGATCTGA
- a CDS encoding branched-chain amino acid ABC transporter substrate-binding protein, with the protein MRTPIKKLVSAVATSIAVMGAGQAAAEIKVGIAGPMTGPVAQYGDMQFSGARMAIEQINANGGVMGEKLVAVEQDDVCDPKQAVTVANNMVNEGVRFVVGHLCSSSTQPASDIYEDEGILMVTPASTSPDITERGYELVFRTIGLDSMQGPVAANYLISQKPERVAVVHDKQQYGEGIATAVRDTLEEAGVEVAMFEGITAGAKDFSSLVTKLRQADVDYVYYGGYHPELGLILRQAQQADLDATFMGPEGVGNKDINTIAGDAAEGLLVTLPPSFDEKDENQELVQAFEEKGEDPSGPFVLTSYTAVQLIADGIEAAESTDPFDVAEALRAGTFQTPIGTVEYDGKGDMESFEFVVYEWHSDGSKTPVN; encoded by the coding sequence ATGAGAACACCAATCAAGAAACTCGTATCCGCTGTTGCAACATCCATTGCCGTTATGGGCGCTGGCCAGGCCGCTGCCGAAATCAAGGTAGGTATCGCAGGACCTATGACCGGCCCTGTCGCCCAGTACGGTGATATGCAATTTTCCGGTGCCCGCATGGCGATCGAACAGATCAATGCCAATGGCGGTGTTATGGGAGAGAAACTTGTAGCCGTTGAACAGGACGACGTTTGTGATCCCAAGCAGGCCGTCACCGTTGCCAACAACATGGTCAACGAAGGCGTGCGCTTCGTGGTCGGCCACTTGTGCTCCAGCTCCACCCAGCCGGCTTCCGACATCTACGAAGATGAAGGCATCCTGATGGTGACGCCAGCATCGACCAGCCCTGATATTACCGAGCGAGGCTATGAACTGGTATTCCGTACCATCGGTCTGGACAGCATGCAGGGCCCGGTCGCCGCCAACTACCTGATCAGCCAGAAGCCGGAACGTGTCGCCGTTGTTCACGACAAACAGCAGTACGGTGAAGGCATCGCAACGGCTGTTCGTGACACCCTCGAAGAAGCCGGTGTTGAAGTGGCCATGTTTGAAGGTATTACCGCCGGTGCCAAGGACTTTTCATCGCTGGTTACCAAGCTCAGGCAGGCTGACGTGGACTACGTCTATTATGGCGGCTACCACCCGGAACTCGGCTTGATCCTGCGCCAGGCACAACAGGCCGATCTTGACGCCACTTTCATGGGCCCGGAAGGTGTGGGCAACAAAGACATCAACACCATCGCCGGCGATGCGGCCGAAGGCCTGCTGGTCACGTTGCCGCCGAGCTTCGATGAGAAAGACGAAAACCAGGAACTGGTCCAGGCCTTTGAAGAAAAAGGCGAAGATCCTTCCGGTCCTTTCGTACTGACGTCCTACACCGCCGTACAGCTGATTGCCGATGGCATTGAAGCCGCCGAATCAACGGATCCGTTCGATGTTGCCGAAGCGCTGCGCGCAGGCACATTCCAGACGCCCATCGGTACCGTTGAGTACGACGGCAAGGGCGATATGGAATCGTTTGAGTTTGTTGTCTACGAATGGCATTCAGATGGCAGCAAAACTCCGGTAAACTAA
- a CDS encoding tetratricopeptide repeat protein: MAQEPGENLTAEDVRQRIDTAEEPMYTPFVELYLLEETKALRKEMMNTRAELIEKVVDKELSVADKTMSYATDTVTYFFYLIAGATSILVVIGWNSIRDMRNQLTSLAEKRVNELVVEYEKRLEFIEDQLKQKSNIIHQNQAEIERTNEVHSLWLKASQETSQQNKISAYDTILDLRPDDVEALSYKADAVLEMQEPLWAISLCQRALKLAPENGHAHYQLACAYAEIGRWDDAVTTLQKAINISEAYKDDASVDPSFEQLRDHDSFRKLIFTDDVDQSDA; this comes from the coding sequence ATGGCCCAGGAGCCGGGTGAGAACCTTACCGCCGAGGACGTGCGGCAACGAATCGACACTGCGGAAGAACCCATGTATACACCGTTTGTCGAGCTGTACCTGCTGGAGGAAACCAAAGCACTGCGCAAGGAAATGATGAACACACGCGCCGAGCTGATTGAAAAGGTTGTGGACAAGGAGCTTTCGGTGGCCGACAAAACCATGTCGTACGCCACCGATACCGTTACCTACTTTTTCTACCTGATCGCTGGCGCCACCTCCATTCTCGTGGTCATTGGCTGGAATTCAATTCGCGACATGCGCAACCAGCTCACCAGCCTCGCCGAGAAGCGGGTCAACGAACTGGTCGTCGAATATGAGAAGCGCCTGGAATTCATCGAAGATCAGTTGAAGCAGAAATCCAACATCATTCATCAGAACCAGGCCGAGATCGAACGCACCAACGAAGTGCATTCTCTTTGGTTGAAGGCCAGTCAGGAAACCTCTCAACAGAACAAGATTTCTGCCTACGATACGATCCTGGATCTGCGGCCTGACGACGTGGAGGCACTAAGTTACAAGGCCGATGCGGTGCTGGAAATGCAGGAGCCACTGTGGGCGATCAGCCTGTGCCAGCGCGCCCTGAAACTGGCCCCTGAAAACGGTCATGCACACTACCAGCTGGCCTGCGCCTATGCCGAAATCGGTCGCTGGGACGATGCAGTGACGACGCTGCAAAAGGCGATTAATATCTCAGAGGCGTATAAGGACGACGCCTCCGTCGACCCTAGCTTTGAACAGTTGAGGGATCACGATAGTTTCCGGAAACTGATTTTTACCGACGACGTGGACCAGTCTGACGCCTGA
- a CDS encoding MarR family winged helix-turn-helix transcriptional regulator translates to MNNYEEVLVALRRVIRATDLHSKRLSKHAGLTGPQLLIMRSIRDLGEVTIGTIADKVSLSQATVTTILDRLEHRKLVYRVRSTQDKRKVHAHLTSEGAEILSRAPNPLQEDFTRKFQSLAEWEQTMILASLQRVANMMDADDIDAAPMLTVGSVLKDDGWKADDKS, encoded by the coding sequence TTGAACAATTATGAAGAGGTTTTGGTGGCGTTGCGCCGGGTGATTCGAGCAACTGACCTGCATTCCAAACGTCTGAGCAAGCATGCGGGGCTGACGGGGCCGCAATTGCTGATTATGCGCAGCATCCGCGATCTGGGTGAAGTGACTATCGGAACCATTGCCGACAAGGTGAGCCTGAGCCAGGCAACCGTGACCACGATTCTTGATCGGCTGGAGCATCGTAAACTGGTTTATCGTGTTCGCAGCACCCAGGACAAACGCAAGGTTCATGCGCATCTGACGAGTGAGGGGGCGGAAATTCTCTCGCGAGCACCGAACCCGCTTCAGGAAGACTTCACACGGAAGTTTCAGAGCCTGGCGGAGTGGGAGCAGACCATGATTCTGGCTTCGTTGCAGCGGGTGGCCAATATGATGGACGCCGACGATATTGATGCTGCACCAATGCTCACGGTGGGCTCGGTGCTAAAGGATGATGGCTGGAAGGCCGATGACAAGTCCTGA
- a CDS encoding cytochrome c produces MIPKTSGRPPALWKHHATRKTRAAYSTITVLASFLAMSPVAQGADPAEGRKLATQCKTCHGLDGIAKIPIAPNLAGESQIYIEKQLKAFRSGKREHEMMSLVAKNLTDQQISDLAAWYQSIEITAKMPE; encoded by the coding sequence ATGATTCCAAAAACAAGTGGGCGTCCTCCGGCCCTCTGGAAACATCATGCGACCAGAAAAACCAGGGCCGCTTATTCAACAATAACGGTTCTGGCCTCTTTTCTTGCGATGAGCCCAGTGGCACAGGGCGCAGACCCTGCTGAGGGGCGGAAACTCGCAACCCAGTGCAAAACCTGCCACGGCCTGGACGGGATAGCAAAGATCCCAATCGCACCCAACCTGGCGGGCGAAAGTCAGATTTATATTGAAAAACAACTCAAAGCTTTTCGCAGTGGCAAACGGGAGCACGAGATGATGTCTTTGGTCGCCAAGAACCTGACCGATCAACAAATTTCTGATCTGGCGGCTTGGTACCAATCCATTGAGATCACCGCAAAAATGCCGGAATAG
- a CDS encoding PQQ-dependent sugar dehydrogenase: MNQINSILCLAAGLAFIPFAYSQSDDTLKKLGNFQTTGKAEFTVIDQKSDSADAIRKTLQKIKLPEGFEISLYALVPDARHMAVGPQGVVTFVGTRKTEVWAMTDRDKDRVADEVKNFAPSLAKSVPNGPCFSPSGVLYIAEQNRVLAYPAAEFFFEGGDVVASEVIPGGELIPEQFVSYNHTARVCDIGPDGKLYISLGQPYNVAPKEHLDTFSEWGIGGIIRVNQDGSGREIYTRGVRNSVGQDFNPNTGELWFTDNQVDGMGDDIPPGEINRQTAMGQHFGHPWYGGGDVRTNEYKGDEVPVEVVFPVSETTAHAANLGMMFYTGNMFPKQYQGGIFSAQHGSWNRTVPVGARVMFTPVDAEGNMNGETVPFAEGWLDENGEYLGRPVDVAQLKDGSLLVSDDLAGAVYRIAYTGSGS; encoded by the coding sequence ATGAACCAAATAAACTCGATCCTGTGCTTGGCCGCGGGCCTTGCCTTCATCCCCTTCGCCTACAGTCAATCTGACGATACTCTCAAGAAGCTTGGCAATTTCCAGACTACGGGGAAAGCCGAGTTCACTGTGATCGACCAGAAAAGCGACAGCGCCGATGCTATTCGCAAGACCCTGCAGAAAATAAAACTTCCCGAAGGGTTTGAAATCAGCCTTTACGCTTTGGTTCCCGACGCGCGACACATGGCGGTTGGCCCCCAGGGTGTCGTTACGTTTGTTGGAACCCGTAAAACCGAAGTCTGGGCAATGACCGACCGGGATAAAGACCGCGTGGCCGATGAAGTAAAAAATTTCGCACCTTCGCTGGCCAAGTCCGTCCCCAACGGTCCCTGTTTTTCGCCGTCGGGCGTGCTCTACATTGCCGAACAAAACCGGGTACTGGCGTATCCGGCTGCGGAGTTCTTCTTTGAGGGAGGCGATGTTGTCGCCTCAGAGGTGATCCCAGGGGGCGAGCTGATCCCTGAGCAGTTCGTCAGTTACAACCACACCGCCCGAGTCTGCGATATTGGCCCGGACGGGAAGCTCTACATCTCGCTCGGACAACCCTACAATGTTGCGCCGAAAGAACACCTGGACACGTTCAGTGAGTGGGGCATTGGCGGGATTATCCGGGTTAATCAGGATGGCAGCGGACGTGAAATCTACACACGTGGTGTCCGCAACTCTGTAGGACAGGACTTTAACCCCAATACCGGCGAACTGTGGTTTACGGACAATCAGGTCGATGGCATGGGCGATGACATCCCTCCAGGAGAAATCAATCGCCAGACCGCCATGGGCCAGCATTTTGGCCATCCCTGGTACGGAGGCGGTGATGTTCGCACAAACGAATACAAAGGAGATGAAGTACCGGTAGAGGTGGTGTTCCCAGTCTCTGAGACGACGGCTCATGCGGCCAATCTGGGGATGATGTTTTACACCGGAAACATGTTTCCGAAGCAATATCAGGGCGGGATTTTCTCAGCGCAACATGGCTCATGGAACAGGACCGTCCCGGTCGGAGCAAGGGTCATGTTCACGCCGGTGGACGCCGAAGGAAATATGAATGGCGAAACGGTTCCTTTCGCCGAAGGGTGGCTGGATGAAAATGGTGAGTATCTTGGTCGGCCGGTCGATGTGGCTCAGTTGAAAGATGGCTCATTACTGGTTTCGGATGATTTGGCCGGGGCTGTATACCGAATCGCTTACACGGGTTCCGGCTCATGA